From a single Candidatus Thorarchaeota archaeon genomic region:
- a CDS encoding DNA polymerase II large subunit has translation MTDEELSLPTHSPHYGVYFNSLNEEIKKIYTIAEAARSMGFDPQTKVEIPPAHDVAARVEATLEGPVGVARRIRELQEDSSREEVAFQVAKEIALGDLGGIEDREKAADKAVRVALAILTESITAAPLEGIAKVRIRGSGDERYLALYLAGPIRAAGGTEAAVTVLVADYVRQVLELPPLTSTPEEVDRAFEEVELYSRAVHLQYPIHEDLIRYAAEHLPIMLTGEPTEEFEVSGTRDLPRIETNRVRGGAVLVLNDGVVGRAAKLARIVDRVKIPGWEWLNEIALRLSKTKKAEKSDDESKEKGIAPKPDYLADVIGGRPVFTHPMRPGGFRLRYGRSRNTGLAGVGIHPATMHIVDDFLATGTHIRTERPGKGSIVAPVDTIEGPIVLLDDGTVLQVNTVTDAMRLRDRVRKILFLGDILIALGEFLENNHPLVPSGYCEEWWSHDLERVLADISPSSLQRRLKKCKISTEELSTWIHEPLKHHPTAEQAVSLSTTFGVPLHPRYLYRWAILSPDELVRLRDWILDSMTIDSTSNGSQILLPSSDEFKALLEKLGVPHAYDSDRTHIILSDPSVSILAQLGDADASMTGESSLAMISSVAHVPLRDRLGVAIGARMGRPEKAEERRMRPPVQTLFPVGRDLGSERNLERVAKEIDHQYALSSDGASVDLSSKGRSGVSVEMVTRICPSCGNETFESRCPTCGVHTNILRYCSQEGCGLPIDESTGMCPRSHDINLIRATKKYALDFQSVLQRVKEEIGEPQTYGVRGVLGLTNSLKIPEYLGKGILRAKHSVYCYRDGTARFDATDAPLTHFIPREIGVSIEKLHSLGYHTDYMGNPLESDEQVVELKVQDIIVPENCADYLLRVGKFVDDSLEKIYGLKRYYKFKAFNDIIGQLVIGLAPHTSAGIIGRIIGFTNASVCYAHPYWHAAKRRNCDGDEDAVILVLDALLNFSKSFLPAGRGGFMDAPLVLSVILNPEEVDDESHNMEICDRYPAEFYDKVAEGKHPKEVEGLVDIIARRLDTEAQYEGFAFTHGTSSFDAGPRNTRYKTLGSMVEKLDAQLKLARLISAVDAQDVAERVLAHHFIRDIRGNLRAYSTQKIQCLKCHRVYRRIPLSGTCVCGAPLSLTVRQKNISKYMGVAKKMIEEYNLSAYLKERIRLIEVSLSTLFYSEQTSLTDYF, from the coding sequence GTGACTGATGAAGAACTAAGCCTACCCACTCATAGCCCCCATTACGGCGTATACTTCAACTCTCTCAACGAGGAGATAAAAAAGATCTATACGATTGCTGAGGCCGCCCGCTCAATGGGTTTTGATCCTCAGACCAAGGTGGAAATCCCTCCAGCCCACGATGTTGCAGCGAGGGTTGAGGCGACCCTTGAAGGCCCAGTTGGGGTTGCAAGACGGATACGCGAATTACAGGAAGACAGTTCCCGAGAAGAGGTGGCTTTTCAAGTCGCAAAAGAGATTGCTCTTGGTGACCTTGGGGGGATTGAGGACCGCGAGAAGGCTGCAGATAAGGCAGTACGAGTCGCATTGGCAATTCTCACAGAGAGTATTACGGCAGCTCCCCTTGAGGGGATCGCAAAAGTTCGCATTCGTGGTTCCGGGGATGAGCGATATTTGGCGCTCTATTTGGCTGGGCCGATACGTGCCGCTGGTGGTACTGAGGCGGCCGTCACAGTACTTGTTGCTGACTATGTTCGTCAAGTCTTGGAGCTTCCTCCATTGACCTCTACTCCTGAAGAGGTCGATCGTGCTTTTGAAGAGGTGGAACTCTATTCTCGCGCTGTTCATCTACAATATCCTATTCACGAAGACCTGATTCGATACGCAGCTGAACACTTGCCGATTATGTTGACAGGCGAGCCTACAGAAGAGTTTGAGGTATCTGGCACCCGTGATCTTCCCAGAATCGAGACGAACCGGGTCCGCGGAGGCGCTGTTCTGGTCCTTAACGACGGAGTTGTGGGGCGTGCAGCCAAACTTGCACGTATCGTGGATCGTGTCAAGATTCCTGGTTGGGAATGGCTCAATGAGATTGCACTTCGTCTCTCTAAGACAAAAAAGGCCGAGAAGTCTGATGACGAGTCGAAAGAAAAGGGAATTGCCCCCAAACCGGATTATCTGGCCGATGTGATTGGTGGGCGGCCTGTCTTTACACACCCCATGCGTCCTGGTGGATTCAGGTTACGATACGGCCGGTCTCGTAATACGGGACTTGCCGGGGTTGGCATTCATCCTGCAACTATGCATATTGTTGATGACTTCCTTGCCACAGGGACTCACATACGTACCGAACGACCCGGGAAAGGGTCTATTGTTGCTCCGGTCGATACAATCGAAGGCCCCATAGTCCTTCTTGATGATGGAACTGTGCTTCAAGTAAATACTGTCACCGATGCAATGCGTCTACGAGATCGCGTACGAAAAATCCTCTTTCTGGGTGACATTCTAATTGCTCTTGGAGAGTTCCTTGAAAATAATCATCCTCTAGTTCCATCAGGGTATTGTGAAGAATGGTGGTCTCATGATTTAGAGCGTGTGCTGGCTGATATATCCCCCTCATCCCTTCAAAGGCGCCTCAAGAAGTGTAAGATCTCAACAGAAGAACTCTCCACATGGATCCACGAGCCCCTCAAACACCATCCTACTGCCGAACAGGCCGTTTCCCTATCTACTACATTCGGCGTTCCCTTGCACCCACGATACCTCTATCGTTGGGCGATTCTCTCTCCCGATGAGCTGGTGAGATTGAGGGATTGGATACTAGATTCGATGACAATAGACTCCACCTCAAATGGGTCTCAAATTTTGTTGCCCTCGTCTGATGAGTTTAAGGCGTTATTAGAAAAACTAGGGGTTCCACATGCATATGATTCCGACCGAACCCATATCATTCTTTCAGATCCCTCCGTTTCAATACTTGCTCAATTGGGTGATGCGGATGCTTCAATGACCGGTGAATCATCTCTTGCGATGATCTCCTCTGTGGCTCATGTACCACTCCGTGATCGACTCGGTGTTGCAATTGGGGCTCGTATGGGTCGCCCCGAAAAAGCCGAAGAGCGTCGTATGCGCCCTCCCGTGCAGACGCTGTTTCCCGTAGGTAGAGATCTGGGAAGCGAACGTAATCTTGAGCGGGTTGCAAAAGAGATTGATCATCAGTATGCGTTGTCCAGTGATGGGGCCTCTGTTGATCTCTCATCTAAAGGCCGTTCAGGTGTTTCAGTTGAGATGGTCACACGTATATGCCCGAGTTGTGGCAATGAGACCTTCGAATCGCGATGCCCTACCTGTGGAGTACACACAAACATTCTCCGTTATTGCTCCCAGGAAGGTTGTGGTCTGCCAATTGATGAGAGCACTGGAATGTGCCCACGAAGCCATGATATCAATCTGATTCGTGCCACAAAAAAATACGCTCTTGATTTTCAGAGTGTCTTGCAACGAGTGAAAGAAGAGATCGGGGAGCCCCAGACCTATGGAGTTCGGGGGGTTCTAGGTCTGACCAATAGCCTAAAGATTCCCGAGTATCTTGGAAAAGGAATACTACGTGCCAAGCACTCGGTCTATTGCTATCGGGATGGCACTGCACGATTTGATGCAACCGATGCGCCGCTCACTCATTTCATTCCCCGAGAGATTGGTGTTTCTATCGAGAAATTACACAGCTTGGGATACCATACTGATTACATGGGCAACCCTCTAGAATCCGATGAGCAAGTGGTCGAACTAAAAGTACAGGATATTATTGTCCCCGAAAATTGTGCTGATTATCTTCTACGTGTGGGCAAGTTCGTGGATGATAGTCTTGAAAAAATCTACGGCCTCAAGCGCTATTACAAATTTAAGGCGTTCAATGATATCATAGGCCAACTTGTCATTGGTCTGGCCCCACATACTTCTGCTGGGATTATCGGACGTATTATTGGGTTTACAAATGCAAGCGTCTGTTATGCCCATCCATATTGGCATGCCGCAAAGCGCAGAAATTGTGATGGGGACGAGGATGCTGTTATTCTCGTTCTCGATGCACTACTCAACTTCTCAAAGTCTTTTCTTCCTGCTGGCCGTGGTGGCTTCATGGATGCGCCACTTGTTCTCTCAGTGATTCTTAATCCGGAAGAGGTCGATGATGAGAGTCATAATATGGAAATCTGTGATCGATACCCCGCCGAGTTTTATGACAAGGTGGCTGAGGGGAAGCATCCCAAAGAAGTAGAAGGTCTTGTGGATATAATTGCTCGGCGACTTGATACAGAGGCTCAATATGAGGGATTTGCATTTACTCATGGGACTTCATCATTTGATGCTGGTCCTCGGAATACACGCTATAAGACACTTGGTAGTATGGTCGAGAAACTCGATGCGCAACTCAAGTTGGCTCGATTGATCAGTGCTGTAGATGCTCAAGATGTGGCTGAGCGTGTTCTAGCACACCATTTTATTCGTGATATCCGTGGGAATTTACGGGCCTATTCAACTCAAAAAATACAATGCCTGAAATGTCATCGTGTATATCGTCGTATACCTCTCTCTGGAACTTGTGTATGTGGTGCACCGCTCTCTCTTACTGTACGCCAGAAGAATATCTCGAAGTATATGGGTGTGGCTAAGAAGATGATTGAGGAATACAATTTGAGCGCTTATCTCAAAGAGCGGATTCGACTTATTGAAGTGTCTCTTAGTACCCTTTTCTATTCCGAACAGACTTCGCTTACAGATTATTTCTGA
- a CDS encoding aminotransferase class V-fold PLP-dependent enzyme gives MTDWDKIRDDFPVLKRVINGKPIVYLDSACMSLKPRQVVSAMNEYYEKFPACGGRSIHTLGKEVSEAYTLAREKMARFINAPQEEECIWTRNASEAINIVARCLRFSDRTKIVTTSLEHHSGSLPFIERAKRDGLKVDIVKAQNDGSFDIEDWKEAIDSNTRLVSVVHSSNVTGTVAPLREIVEIAHDHGALVLSDDAQYAPHHPMDVQAFDVDFSVLSIHKMCGPSGMGLLYGKLDLLKDMDMFLTGGDTVADVRYENGEIIPEYLPPPEKFEAGLQNYAGAIGSGAAADYLSAIGMDEVEKHERKLLAAAISGLKELDHVHILGTDDVSKKTGLVTFTVDTVSSAHDVATFLNDEYAVMVRSGAHCVHPFHYQQGILPSVGTARASFYLYNNEHDVEVFLEGMRRLIEMSS, from the coding sequence CTGGGACAAGATTAGAGATGACTTTCCCGTATTAAAGAGAGTCATCAATGGAAAGCCAATCGTATACTTGGACAGCGCGTGTATGTCGTTAAAGCCACGCCAAGTCGTCTCTGCAATGAACGAATATTATGAGAAGTTTCCTGCTTGTGGTGGTCGAAGCATTCATACTCTTGGGAAAGAGGTTTCTGAGGCCTACACGCTGGCTCGTGAAAAGATGGCGCGATTTATCAATGCACCACAAGAAGAAGAATGCATATGGACCCGAAATGCCTCCGAGGCCATTAACATTGTTGCCCGGTGCCTCCGGTTTTCGGATCGGACCAAGATTGTTACTACCTCCCTTGAGCATCACAGTGGATCTCTTCCGTTTATAGAACGTGCAAAACGGGACGGTCTCAAAGTGGATATTGTCAAAGCACAAAATGATGGGAGTTTTGATATCGAAGACTGGAAAGAAGCAATTGATAGTAATACGCGCTTGGTCTCAGTCGTTCACTCTTCCAACGTTACAGGCACAGTCGCGCCTCTACGCGAGATTGTTGAGATTGCCCATGATCATGGTGCCCTTGTACTGTCCGATGATGCGCAGTATGCACCTCATCATCCCATGGATGTTCAGGCGTTCGATGTTGATTTCTCGGTCCTTTCGATTCATAAGATGTGCGGGCCCTCAGGAATGGGGCTCCTGTATGGGAAACTAGACCTGCTCAAAGATATGGATATGTTTCTCACTGGTGGTGATACTGTTGCGGATGTCCGTTATGAAAATGGAGAGATCATCCCCGAGTATTTGCCTCCTCCTGAGAAATTTGAAGCGGGTCTCCAAAATTATGCCGGAGCGATTGGTTCTGGTGCCGCTGCTGACTATCTCTCGGCAATTGGAATGGATGAGGTAGAAAAGCACGAACGTAAACTGTTAGCCGCTGCAATCTCCGGTCTTAAAGAATTGGATCATGTGCACATCTTAGGTACTGATGATGTATCCAAAAAGACTGGACTTGTCACCTTTACAGTCGATACTGTTAGTTCAGCTCATGATGTTGCAACATTTCTCAATGATGAGTATGCTGTAATGGTCCGAAGCGGAGCGCATTGTGTTCATCCTTTCCATTATCAACAAGGTATTCTCCCCAGTGTTGGAACTGCCCGGGCGAGTTTCTATCTCTATAACAATGAACACGATGTGGAGGTATTCCTTGAAGGAATGCGCCGCTTGATTGAGATGAGCTCCTAA
- a CDS encoding AAA family ATPase, whose protein sequence is MKLPLGVPCVDGLLGGGLETGRFTQIYGEAAAGKTTLALIAASAAHKEGLNVLFINAEAGSPIERLEQIAETSFSHLSDTIHVLTPKTFEEQGILLEDAEIFMRENTRLIIVDTLTRLYRASLEGKKRNYEAHRELNRQAGILKGLARHHDAIVLVLNQVRAHMGGQYNEFEPVARNIMEYWADTTLKVSIGQKSGERTIELIADGYSPSSCHLILTMNGFAEGLQYKKQ, encoded by the coding sequence ATGAAGCTTCCTCTTGGTGTACCCTGCGTTGACGGTCTCCTTGGGGGTGGACTTGAAACAGGAAGGTTCACTCAGATCTATGGAGAGGCCGCAGCAGGCAAGACGACTCTGGCACTCATAGCTGCAAGTGCCGCACATAAAGAGGGGCTTAATGTGCTCTTCATCAATGCGGAAGCGGGATCACCAATTGAACGGTTAGAACAGATTGCAGAGACATCCTTTTCCCACCTTAGTGATACCATTCATGTACTCACACCGAAAACCTTCGAGGAACAAGGAATTCTTCTAGAGGATGCAGAGATTTTCATGCGAGAGAATACGCGATTAATAATTGTAGACACTCTTACTCGGTTATATAGGGCCAGTCTCGAGGGGAAAAAACGTAACTATGAAGCACATAGAGAATTAAATAGACAGGCGGGAATACTGAAGGGTTTAGCAAGACATCATGATGCCATTGTATTAGTCCTGAATCAGGTCCGGGCACATATGGGAGGGCAATATAACGAGTTTGAACCTGTTGCAAGAAACATAATGGAGTATTGGGCTGATACCACGCTCAAGGTATCAATAGGCCAGAAGAGTGGAGAACGCACCATCGAACTGATAGCTGATGGGTACAGTCCATCATCTTGCCATCTGATTCTCACTATGAACGGTTTCGCCGAAGGCCTGCAGTATAAGAAACAATGA
- a CDS encoding CDP-2,3-bis-(O-geranylgeranyl)-sn-glycerol synthase: MYKELALIELAIWLGLPAWIANATPVIFGGGRPIDGGHLFRDGRRLLGDGKTVRGFIVGVVFGTITGTLQAAAVPYIVPVLSQYVTITTEMETVLFINVQAAFAMSIGALLGDMVGSFIKRRINLQSGGPAPVLDQLGFIILGLLIAAPFIRPNHIFVMILIGFTLLIHYISNVMGYLLGFKKHPW; this comes from the coding sequence ATGTACAAGGAACTGGCATTAATTGAACTTGCGATTTGGTTAGGTCTTCCTGCATGGATCGCAAATGCAACCCCAGTCATCTTTGGCGGTGGCAGGCCCATAGATGGGGGGCATCTATTTCGAGACGGGAGAAGACTTCTTGGCGATGGGAAGACTGTGAGAGGATTCATAGTCGGCGTCGTTTTTGGCACAATTACGGGGACACTTCAAGCTGCTGCCGTGCCATATATCGTACCAGTACTAAGTCAATATGTCACAATCACAACTGAGATGGAGACAGTACTTTTCATAAATGTCCAAGCTGCCTTCGCAATGTCAATTGGGGCCCTTCTTGGAGACATGGTAGGCTCATTCATAAAACGGAGAATTAACCTCCAAAGTGGGGGGCCAGCACCAGTATTGGATCAATTGGGATTTATCATTCTCGGATTGCTTATTGCCGCCCCTTTTATCAGACCCAATCACATCTTTGTGATGATACTCATTGGTTTTACATTGTTAATTCATTATATTAGTAACGTGATGGGATATCTCTTGGGATTTAAGAAACATCCATGGTAA
- a CDS encoding DNA repair helicase encodes MSKRTAYSNYFPYKSLRPGQEEMMRTIEEAVRQGNHICIEAPNGFGKTCVTLSGVLPWIKENDGKILYCARTHRQLDRVVEELSVIQDREDVSGISFRGRRHMCINEFVIENAGSIAPVSEVCGHLKSAGKCPFYEKLRNMGSAEDLLLDMPKRVLTAPDIVKYAKKHEICPYELAKKLAKAVDVIALSYLYVFDPFILETFIPELEVPLAKTVLIEDEAHNVPTTALDSASDALTLRTIRQSMTEANTYNDTISKKFGRGLTKTILETSENMSDNSEMLVDPVSVYTTAIKYAKLEGTGRPLPYMRDLGLKIKKGLVRVGKFPISAIHRVAEFLLRWLDYSERDDFAFILSSNTSMRGNKRVALELVALDPTSVTSPILSRVHCAVAVSGTISPLRAYAEMLGLGSSAKIRAFQSPFARRNRLGIVVEGLDTSYAGRSQETYKMMVDHCVAVAHATPGNTGIFATSYAIAKALIKAGLGKRLKKKIFIEQQGMKNTENDDLIEKFKEQGDGPGAVLLGVQGGRNSEGGDFPGYTMNSVIVVGVPYARPTPRIEALIKYFDDRFRGKGRDYAYVLPAMTRAIQAAGRPVRRLDDKGAIVLLDQRFATPYLKRFLPRWLSEVTEVLPNDPSIVAEHVHSFFEE; translated from the coding sequence ATGTCGAAAAGAACTGCCTATTCAAACTACTTTCCGTACAAGTCATTGAGACCGGGACAAGAAGAGATGATGCGAACAATTGAGGAGGCAGTTCGTCAAGGCAATCACATATGCATAGAGGCACCAAACGGATTTGGAAAGACGTGTGTCACTCTCTCAGGTGTATTACCATGGATTAAAGAAAATGATGGGAAGATCTTGTACTGCGCACGCACACACAGGCAGTTGGATCGAGTGGTAGAAGAGCTCTCGGTAATACAAGATAGAGAAGATGTTTCAGGAATTTCATTTCGTGGAAGGCGCCATATGTGCATCAATGAATTTGTCATCGAGAACGCAGGTTCGATCGCCCCTGTCAGTGAAGTCTGCGGCCATCTCAAATCAGCAGGAAAATGCCCCTTCTACGAGAAACTACGAAATATGGGATCGGCCGAGGATTTGTTATTAGATATGCCAAAGCGTGTCCTGACAGCTCCCGACATCGTCAAATATGCCAAGAAACATGAGATCTGCCCGTATGAGCTGGCAAAGAAGTTAGCAAAGGCCGTCGATGTCATTGCATTGTCGTATCTTTACGTCTTTGATCCATTCATTCTTGAGACTTTCATCCCCGAACTAGAGGTCCCTCTTGCAAAGACTGTACTCATTGAAGATGAAGCACACAATGTCCCCACAACAGCATTAGATTCAGCCAGTGATGCACTGACACTGAGAACAATTCGACAATCAATGACTGAGGCAAATACATACAATGACACAATTTCCAAAAAGTTCGGACGCGGCCTGACCAAGACGATATTAGAGACCTCAGAGAATATGTCTGATAACAGTGAAATGTTAGTTGATCCAGTTAGTGTATATACAACGGCGATCAAATACGCAAAACTTGAGGGGACTGGAAGACCACTCCCATATATGAGGGACCTGGGATTGAAAATAAAGAAAGGCCTAGTTCGAGTGGGCAAATTCCCGATATCGGCCATTCATCGAGTGGCAGAGTTCCTCCTCAGATGGCTGGACTACTCCGAACGTGATGACTTTGCATTTATTCTATCGTCCAATACTTCGATGAGGGGGAACAAACGTGTGGCCTTGGAATTAGTCGCGCTGGATCCAACTTCAGTGACAAGTCCAATCCTCAGTCGAGTACACTGCGCAGTGGCAGTATCGGGGACGATTTCACCACTGAGAGCATATGCGGAGATGCTTGGGTTAGGATCATCGGCCAAGATTCGTGCATTCCAGAGCCCATTCGCCAGACGCAACAGACTTGGAATCGTTGTTGAAGGACTTGACACATCATATGCCGGAAGATCGCAAGAAACATACAAAATGATGGTTGATCATTGCGTGGCTGTTGCCCATGCAACCCCTGGAAACACCGGAATCTTTGCCACAAGCTATGCGATTGCAAAAGCACTGATTAAAGCAGGTCTTGGAAAGAGGCTGAAAAAGAAGATATTCATAGAGCAACAGGGAATGAAAAATACAGAGAATGACGATCTGATCGAGAAATTCAAAGAACAGGGAGATGGGCCTGGAGCAGTGCTTCTTGGTGTACAGGGAGGACGAAATTCTGAAGGGGGCGACTTCCCAGGCTATACTATGAATAGTGTAATAGTAGTAGGTGTTCCCTATGCGCGACCCACTCCACGGATAGAGGCACTCATCAAGTATTTTGATGATCGATTCAGGGGCAAAGGTCGTGATTACGCATATGTCCTCCCCGCAATGACAAGAGCAATACAGGCTGCTGGACGACCGGTGAGAAGACTTGATGATAAGGGAGCTATAGTATTGCTTGATCAGCGATTTGCAACCCCCTATCTCAAGAGATTTCTTCCAAGATGGCTCTCAGAAGTGACCGAAGTCCTCCCAAATGATCCATCAATAGTGGCCGAACATGTTCATTCCTTTTTTGAAGAATAA
- a CDS encoding proteasome assembly chaperone 4 family protein: MEGIEDFTVSIGETEIFLRIMQLENGLSVFISSSSQPRLGPIALASPPALGGSEPSSSSLFGMDQEAALVRTIAERIAVWSNQSCLVVISVKNLTRSLVMEILRSLNSHLLS, encoded by the coding sequence GTGGAAGGAATTGAGGATTTTACAGTGTCTATTGGTGAGACCGAGATCTTTCTCAGGATAATGCAGCTTGAGAATGGTCTCTCTGTCTTCATCTCTTCCTCCTCCCAACCCCGCCTTGGCCCAATTGCATTGGCATCCCCCCCTGCTCTTGGAGGATCAGAACCCAGTTCCAGTAGTCTATTTGGCATGGATCAAGAGGCTGCTCTGGTACGCACAATTGCTGAACGCATAGCTGTCTGGTCCAATCAATCTTGTCTTGTTGTCATATCCGTGAAGAATCTCACCCGGTCTCTGGTCATGGAGATACTTAGGTCCCTGAACTCGCATCTTTTGTCCTAA
- a CDS encoding CBS domain-containing protein: MKVVDCMQSDVVHISVPGTREDVLRIMAEKQINGLPVVKKGTKHLVGIVTRTDLLRKADEDQIAMLMVRDPTTVTPDTDIITAAKIMFENSYRRLPVVDKNELVGLVSVPDILGVLLEDSEKFNQMQIRDYIKRQIVSVWDRTPLPLAYMILDMAGQNALVVLDDAGGVTGMITASDFIRLSEETIEDNISTTFSGTENAVDWGWTSKEFLVVTRKLLKLPAVEVGQVTTKKIINVTEVTSVSECVKILRKYDIDQAPVLSAAGNLIGMIEDRNLLKLAIGL, encoded by the coding sequence ATGAAGGTAGTCGATTGTATGCAATCAGACGTAGTACACATCTCTGTGCCAGGCACAAGGGAAGATGTTCTGCGGATAATGGCTGAAAAACAGATTAATGGCCTACCAGTTGTCAAGAAAGGCACAAAACACCTTGTGGGTATAGTGACAAGGACGGATCTGCTCAGGAAAGCAGACGAGGATCAGATTGCCATGCTTATGGTACGAGATCCCACAACTGTCACGCCTGACACGGACATCATTACAGCAGCCAAAATTATGTTTGAAAACAGTTATCGAAGACTCCCAGTAGTCGATAAAAATGAATTAGTAGGGCTTGTATCTGTACCAGATATCCTTGGAGTACTTCTTGAAGACTCTGAAAAGTTTAATCAGATGCAAATCAGAGATTATATCAAGCGTCAGATTGTTTCTGTATGGGATAGAACGCCGCTACCTTTAGCATACATGATCTTGGACATGGCAGGGCAAAATGCGCTTGTTGTACTTGATGACGCAGGGGGCGTAACAGGAATGATCACTGCCAGCGATTTCATACGGCTCTCGGAAGAAACAATCGAAGATAATATTTCCACAACATTCAGTGGAACAGAGAATGCAGTAGATTGGGGATGGACTTCAAAAGAATTTCTTGTTGTCACTAGAAAGCTATTGAAACTCCCAGCAGTCGAGGTCGGCCAAGTGACGACTAAAAAAATCATTAATGTGACCGAAGTGACATCGGTTTCAGAGTGTGTAAAGATACTACGCAAATACGACATAGATCAGGCACCTGTGCTCTCAGCGGCAGGTAATCTGATTGGGATGATTGAGGATAGAAACCTGCTAAAACTTGCCATAGGACTGTGA